One window of Catonella massiliensis genomic DNA carries:
- the atpA gene encoding F0F1 ATP synthase subunit alpha, translating to MNLDNNKKELKVSLFYVTPPVDSQLDKIKDFVAAKEGVNKDEVKIDLVEKKDLVGGFVLRVGTHEYDWSTKGRLDQLMSELLSSDDGSSEKSDVNYLDDGLDAAQIAKDRLSKLRSSIESFTPNTKEQEVGFVVAVGDGIAKIQGIDHAMYGEIIEFESGAKGMVQDIKSDSIGCILFNKADTVAEGDRVNRTGKKTGVPVGEGFLGRVVDALGTPIDGGGDIIASDFRPVEHEAPGIIDRKSVSVPLETGILAIDSMFPIGRGQRELIIGDRQTGKTAIAVDTIINQKDKGVICVYVAIGQKASTVAKLVNTLDKHGALPYTIIMAATASDSSALQYIAPYAATSMAEYFMYKGKDVLIVYDDLSKHAVAYRALSLLLERSPGREAYPGDVFYLHSRLLERSSRLSDEAGGGSITALPIIETQAGDVSAYIPTNVISITDGQIFLESSLFFSGQRPAVNVGLSVSRVGGAAQSKAMKKASGSIRIDLAQYREMEVFTQFSSDLDQVTKNQLTYGKGLMELLKQPLCRPLSLHEQVITLVVATKKVMMLVENEQIKDFQMQMLDYFEAHHPEIIREIENQKALSEDLTQRIVDAATQFRNFYLGAKEGK from the coding sequence GTGAATCTTGATAACAATAAAAAAGAACTAAAGGTGAGCCTTTTTTATGTTACGCCGCCGGTTGACTCCCAGCTTGACAAAATAAAAGACTTTGTCGCAGCTAAAGAGGGTGTAAATAAAGATGAGGTCAAGATAGATCTCGTAGAGAAAAAGGACCTGGTAGGCGGCTTTGTGCTTCGTGTTGGAACTCACGAGTATGACTGGAGTACAAAGGGAAGACTTGACCAGCTTATGTCTGAGCTTCTAAGTTCAGATGATGGCAGCTCCGAGAAGTCGGATGTAAACTATCTTGACGATGGGCTTGATGCCGCTCAGATTGCAAAAGACAGACTCTCAAAGCTTAGAAGCAGTATAGAGAGCTTCACGCCTAATACCAAAGAGCAGGAAGTGGGCTTTGTCGTAGCTGTAGGTGATGGTATCGCCAAGATTCAGGGCATCGATCACGCTATGTACGGCGAGATTATAGAGTTTGAATCAGGTGCCAAAGGTATGGTGCAGGATATCAAGTCTGACAGCATAGGATGTATCCTTTTCAACAAAGCGGACACAGTAGCAGAGGGAGACAGAGTCAACCGTACAGGCAAGAAGACAGGTGTACCTGTAGGTGAAGGCTTCCTCGGCAGAGTTGTAGACGCACTCGGCACTCCTATTGACGGTGGCGGAGATATCATCGCATCAGACTTTAGGCCTGTAGAACATGAAGCACCGGGTATAATTGATAGAAAGTCGGTATCTGTACCGCTTGAGACCGGTATACTTGCAATCGACTCTATGTTCCCTATAGGAAGAGGACAGAGAGAGCTTATAATCGGTGACAGGCAGACAGGTAAGACTGCCATAGCAGTAGATACTATCATCAACCAAAAAGACAAGGGAGTTATCTGCGTCTATGTAGCCATAGGCCAGAAGGCTTCTACAGTTGCAAAATTAGTTAATACCTTAGATAAACACGGAGCACTTCCATACACCATTATTATGGCGGCAACAGCTTCAGACTCATCTGCGCTTCAGTACATCGCCCCTTACGCAGCTACCTCTATGGCTGAGTACTTTATGTACAAAGGAAAAGATGTACTCATTGTATATGATGACCTTAGTAAGCATGCTGTTGCATACAGAGCCTTGTCCCTGCTACTTGAGCGTTCGCCGGGACGTGAGGCTTATCCGGGAGATGTATTCTACCTTCATTCAAGACTTCTTGAGAGAAGCAGCCGCCTTTCCGATGAGGCGGGTGGAGGTTCGATTACAGCACTCCCAATCATAGAAACACAGGCAGGAGACGTATCTGCCTACATCCCTACCAATGTAATCTCCATCACAGATGGACAGATATTCTTAGAGAGCAGCCTTTTCTTCTCAGGCCAGCGTCCTGCGGTCAACGTAGGTCTTTCCGTATCCCGTGTAGGCGGTGCGGCTCAGAGTAAAGCTATGAAGAAGGCATCAGGATCTATAAGAATTGACCTGGCACAGTATCGTGAGATGGAAGTGTTTACACAGTTTTCATCTGACCTTGACCAGGTAACCAAGAATCAGCTTACATACGGTAAAGGTCTTATGGAGCTTCTTAAGCAGCCTCTCTGCAGACCGCTTTCACTCCACGAACAGGTCATTACACTTGTTGTGGCTACAAAGAAGGTCATGATGCTTGTTGAAAATGAGCAGATTAAGGACTTCCAGATGCAGATGCTTGATTATTTTGAAGCACATCATCCTGAGATAATCAGAGAAATCGAGAATCAGAAGGCGCTTTCAGAAGATCTTACACAGCGAATAGTAGATGCGGCAACACAGTTTCGTAACTTTTATCTTGGCGCAAAAGAGGGTAAATAA
- the atpF gene encoding F0F1 ATP synthase subunit B, whose translation MLKVDWNLLFTAINIVGWYIIIKLFLFKPINNVIDKRRDAINGKFNEAESAKQDAYALKAKYEEAISNASNERQDIIDKARASADEEYKRILEEADVKAGTIVDKAKEQAKDEHQKIIREADMEIARLVMDATSKIMHDNSNGAADKNLYDEFITKEGKHSES comes from the coding sequence ATGCTTAAAGTAGACTGGAATCTCCTCTTTACGGCTATTAACATTGTGGGTTGGTATATAATAATCAAATTGTTTTTGTTTAAGCCAATCAACAATGTCATTGACAAGAGAAGAGATGCTATAAACGGTAAATTTAATGAAGCAGAGTCAGCCAAACAGGATGCTTATGCGCTTAAAGCTAAGTATGAAGAGGCTATAAGCAATGCTTCAAATGAAAGACAGGATATAATCGACAAGGCCAGAGCAAGTGCTGATGAGGAATACAAGCGTATTCTTGAAGAGGCTGATGTGAAGGCGGGAACAATAGTTGATAAGGCTAAAGAACAGGCAAAGGATGAACATCAGAAGATAATCAGAGAAGCTGACATGGAGATTGCACGTCTTGTCATGGATGCTACAAGTAAGATAATGCATGACAACAGCAACGGTGCAGCCGACAAGAATCTTTATGATGAATTTATAACAAAAGAGGGTAAACACAGTGAATCTTGA
- the atpE gene encoding ATP synthase F0 subunit C, producing the protein MNLLGIGAGIAVLAGLGAGIGIGIATGKAADATARQPEAAEKIRSVLILGAALAEATAIYGFVIAVLIIMMLK; encoded by the coding sequence ATGAATTTATTAGGAATTGGCGCTGGTATTGCAGTTTTGGCAGGTTTAGGAGCAGGTATCGGTATCGGTATTGCAACAGGTAAGGCAGCAGATGCTACAGCTAGACAGCCTGAGGCTGCAGAAAAGATTCGTAGCGTGCTCATCCTTGGTGCGGCACTTGCAGAGGCAACAGCTATTTATGGTTTCGTTATCGCAGTTCTTATAATAATGATGCTTAAGTAA
- a CDS encoding EAL and HDOD domain-containing protein: MLATLIPLFDSKMEVCAYSVFAQRENFLLHPSLLGTGSLDAAAGILGLDIVESMGIGTLAGDKEVFIEVNNISLFSDIENKCSAPAERVVLLIDYRINPEQMYVDRLTELKAKGYKLAMRKLNIDQFEEYRPVLSLMDYILLDHKKIKIDKAKLYFGQVYPHIKLCAVNVDSKEDYDRLAEDGGYYLFEGEFFRMPAISKTGEIAPLKMTYIELLNLVNQPDFDLTEVADVISKDTVLAVNMLEIVNKLARNSKITSIRAATAMLGQKEIRRWASTAVTKSLCVDKPSEIMRLSLIRAKFAENLAYCFDLGALTSELFLMGLFSVIDVILEIPMKQALEMVNIAEDISLALLQRKGRLAPLLNFMLHYENADWQEVSRIMTVLNIDVKPVSTAYIDALVWYRDMFL, encoded by the coding sequence ATGCTAGCAACATTAATACCTTTATTTGACAGTAAAATGGAAGTCTGCGCGTATTCAGTCTTTGCGCAGAGAGAAAATTTTCTGCTTCATCCATCCCTTCTTGGAACGGGCAGTTTAGATGCTGCGGCAGGCATATTGGGACTTGATATCGTGGAAAGCATGGGCATCGGTACCTTAGCCGGTGATAAAGAAGTGTTCATAGAGGTAAACAATATCTCTCTCTTTTCCGATATAGAGAATAAGTGCAGTGCGCCTGCGGAAAGGGTAGTATTACTCATAGACTACAGGATAAATCCTGAGCAGATGTATGTGGATAGACTCACAGAGCTTAAGGCTAAGGGCTATAAGCTTGCTATGAGGAAGTTAAATATAGACCAGTTTGAAGAGTACAGGCCTGTACTTAGCCTTATGGACTATATCCTTCTTGACCACAAGAAGATTAAGATAGATAAGGCTAAGCTCTACTTCGGGCAGGTATATCCTCACATCAAGCTCTGTGCAGTCAATGTGGACTCAAAGGAGGATTATGACAGGCTTGCAGAGGATGGAGGCTACTACCTTTTTGAGGGTGAATTCTTCAGGATGCCTGCTATCTCAAAGACGGGAGAGATTGCACCTCTTAAGATGACCTATATCGAGCTTCTTAACCTCGTAAATCAGCCTGACTTTGACCTTACTGAGGTGGCTGATGTTATCTCAAAGGACACCGTACTTGCGGTAAATATGCTTGAGATAGTCAACAAGCTTGCAAGAAATTCAAAGATAACCTCTATAAGAGCCGCTACAGCCATGCTTGGACAGAAGGAGATAAGAAGGTGGGCCAGTACCGCTGTTACTAAGTCACTTTGTGTAGATAAGCCAAGTGAAATAATGAGGTTATCGCTCATCCGTGCAAAATTTGCAGAAAACCTTGCTTATTGCTTTGACTTAGGAGCACTTACTTCAGAACTCTTCCTTATGGGACTCTTTTCCGTTATCGATGTTATCCTCGAGATACCTATGAAACAGGCACTCGAGATGGTAAACATAGCTGAGGATATCAGTCTTGCTCTTCTTCAGAGAAAGGGAAGGCTCGCTCCGCTTCTTAACTTTATGCTTCACTATGAGAACGCTGACTGGCAGGAGGTAAGCAGGATAATGACTGTGCTTAACATAGATGTAAAGCCTGTAAGTACAGCCTATATCGATGCCTTGGTATGGTATAGGGATATGTTCCTGTAA
- a CDS encoding F0F1 ATP synthase subunit A, with protein sequence MGDLAERLAEELNVETVFDVPFFGGISESVVVTWIIMAVVLVASILLTRNLKVENPTRRQLMVEEVVTKLQGVVVNIVGEHGRAYAPYLTSILIYIGIANVVGILGFKPPTKDLNVTIALAAFSIFIIEFAGIHKKGVGKWLKSFTEPMVVITPIKILEVFTTPLSLCMRLFGNVLGAFVVMKLIEFVLPVGLPIAFSFYFDIFDGLIQAYVFVFLTGLFIGEQLE encoded by the coding sequence ATGGGAGATTTGGCTGAGCGGCTGGCGGAAGAGCTGAATGTCGAAACGGTGTTTGATGTCCCGTTTTTTGGAGGCATATCAGAGTCAGTTGTTGTAACTTGGATAATTATGGCCGTCGTTCTTGTTGCTTCTATATTACTTACCAGAAACCTAAAAGTTGAGAATCCTACCAGGAGACAGCTGATGGTGGAAGAGGTGGTTACCAAGCTTCAGGGCGTGGTAGTTAACATCGTCGGAGAGCATGGCAGGGCCTATGCCCCGTATCTGACGAGCATTCTTATCTACATAGGTATTGCAAATGTGGTCGGTATACTGGGATTTAAGCCCCCTACAAAGGACTTGAATGTGACCATAGCACTGGCGGCATTTAGTATTTTTATTATCGAGTTTGCAGGCATACACAAAAAAGGTGTAGGCAAATGGTTGAAGAGCTTTACAGAGCCTATGGTGGTTATTACCCCTATTAAGATTCTCGAGGTATTTACAACACCGTTGTCTCTATGTATGCGACTCTTTGGTAATGTTCTTGGAGCCTTCGTTGTAATGAAGCTCATAGAGTTCGTGCTTCCTGTAGGACTTCCAATTGCATTTAGTTTTTATTTTGATATATTTGATGGTCTGATTCAGGCTTATGTATTTGTGTTCTTGACAGGCTTATTCATAGGCGAACAGCTTGAGTAG